The following coding sequences are from one Betaproteobacteria bacterium window:
- a CDS encoding DNA-processing protein DprA: MTPVLSPNTQAILLLTAPLIAGRSTTSSDLLSPGEYKRLARHLREIQRQPADLVSPDATEILRACQPVIDESRLQKLLGRGFLLSQVIERWQARAIWVVSRADAEYPRRLKARLREDAPAVLYGCGDMTLLETGGLAVVGSRHVDDALIDYTMSIGRLAARACRTLVSGGAKGIDQAAMRGALEAGGKVCGVLADSLEKTSMNREHRNLLLDGQLVLISPYDPSAGFNVGNAMQRNKLIYALADSSLVVSSDVNKGGTWAGAVEQLDKLKFVPVFVRSTGESSAGLDALRNKGALPWPNPRDADSFEEVFNLPTPSTATSSQVGLSLFDGTPAVNTTAVAPDVRDTVPVSKVEEEPSVPAEVDSDTRPPALVSEEPPLAVSNAEVPASEASEKLQPEIAPAELLFSAVRALIQQLLTTPMKDAEVAAALDVSNAQAKAWLQRLVEEGVLEKQKKPAGYIVKQKRLFE, from the coding sequence ATGACGCCAGTTCTTTCACCCAACACCCAGGCAATCCTGCTACTGACTGCGCCCCTCATTGCTGGGCGTAGCACGACATCATCCGATCTCCTGTCGCCAGGTGAATACAAACGTCTCGCACGTCATTTGCGCGAGATCCAGCGTCAACCAGCTGATCTTGTCTCGCCGGACGCGACTGAGATCCTGCGTGCGTGCCAACCGGTGATTGACGAGAGCCGACTACAGAAATTGTTGGGACGCGGATTTCTGCTGAGCCAAGTGATCGAACGCTGGCAAGCACGCGCCATCTGGGTGGTCAGCCGGGCCGATGCCGAGTATCCGCGTCGCCTGAAGGCTCGTCTTCGCGAAGATGCCCCTGCAGTGCTCTATGGCTGTGGCGATATGACGTTGTTGGAAACAGGTGGCCTCGCCGTTGTCGGCTCGCGCCACGTGGACGACGCCTTGATTGACTACACCATGTCAATCGGGCGGTTGGCTGCTCGGGCATGCCGCACACTCGTTTCGGGCGGTGCCAAGGGTATCGATCAGGCCGCCATGCGTGGAGCGCTTGAAGCGGGGGGGAAGGTCTGCGGGGTTCTGGCAGACAGTCTGGAAAAGACCTCCATGAACCGCGAGCACCGCAACTTGCTGCTTGATGGTCAATTGGTGCTGATATCCCCCTACGACCCGAGCGCTGGGTTCAACGTCGGAAATGCCATGCAGCGGAACAAGCTGATTTATGCATTGGCCGACTCCTCCCTCGTGGTGAGTTCTGATGTTAATAAAGGGGGGACTTGGGCTGGTGCGGTAGAACAACTCGACAAACTCAAGTTCGTTCCTGTCTTTGTTCGATCAACAGGCGAATCGTCCGCCGGACTAGACGCCCTGAGAAACAAAGGTGCGCTGCCCTGGCCAAATCCGCGAGACGCCGATTCTTTCGAAGAAGTGTTCAACTTGCCTACTCCGTCAACAGCCACCTCTTCACAGGTTGGCTTGTCGCTGTTTGACGGAACACCTGCAGTGAACACCACGGCAGTGGCACCCGATGTGCGCGATACCGTGCCTGTGTCCAAGGTCGAGGAAGAACCTTCTGTGCCTGCCGAGGTTGATTCAGATACGAGACCGCCCGCATTGGTGTCCGAAGAGCCGCCACTAGCCGTCTCAAATGCGGAAGTCCCAGCAAGCGAAGCCTCAGAGAAGCTGCAGCCAGAAATAGCCCCAGCCGAGTTGCTCTTTTCAGCTGTTCGGGCATTGATCCAGCAGCTTTTGACCACGCCGATGAAGGACGCCGAAGTGGCCGCAGCGCTGGACGTCTCCAACGCGCAGGCCAAGGCATGGTTGCAGCGTCTGGTTGAAGAAGGCGTATTAGAAAAACAGAAGAAACCTGCGGGCTACATCGTCAAGCAGAAACGGCTGTTCGAATAG
- a CDS encoding RecQ family ATP-dependent DNA helicase: MHPQRVETLSHAQRERLAYIDFRLYFMGEVGRPDLASRFGVAPAAATRDLALYREVAPQNIEFDGSSKIYRIGNAFAPMFDHAPQRVLSALSLGFGDGVNGESRPMLPCESPAALSSPRMDVLAPICRAIHAKRPVAIRYHSMSSGESERVIVPFALVDTGLRWHVRAFDRKSGEFRDFVVTRIETPSLLDEEPKANERPDNDIQWTRIVELDLVPHPRLNRPEIIRMDYGMKDGSIRMRVRAAVAGYMLQRWSVDASPDHSLQGHEYRLWLKDHLALYGVKNAVLAPGYRSPDHNKGNNNVAYDPKYALELLRIGSGRADATFRDGQEDAIRHIVEGKGRLLVVQKTGWGKSFVYFIATKLLREAGAGPALLISPLLALMRNQIAAAERMGVRAATINSDNMDDWTAVEGKLANGEIDILLISPERLANERFRTQVLAGIAAQISMLVIDEAHCISDWGHDFRPHYRLLERIVKTLPPNLRLLATTATANNRVMDDLSAVLGPKLDVSRGDLNRTSLSLQTIRLPSQAERLAWLAEQLATLQGHGIIYTLTVRDANQVADWLKTQGFNVEAYTGETGDRREQLEQALLNNQVKALVATTALGMGYDKPDLAFVIHYQMPGSVVAYYQQVGRAGRALDSAYGVLLSGEEESDITDWFIRSAFPTRQEVADVLGALEEDPHGLSVPELLTRVNLSKGRIEKTIALLSLEAPAPIAKQGSKWQLTAATLNEAFWDRAERLTALRRDEHQQMQDYVSLPFGEHMGFLIGALDGDPSAVTAPALPPLPTTVDTELIKAAVAFLRRTSLPIEPRKKWPDGGMPQYGVKGFIAPAHQAEPGKALCVWGDAGWGGLVRQGKYHDSRFSDDLVAACIKMITEWNPQPAPTWVTCVPSLRHPDLVPDFAQRLAAALDLPFHMVIAKTDERPEQKTMANSTQQARNIDGSLALNGQPIPPGPVLLIDDMVDSRWTLTVSAWLLRKSGSGAVWPMALSQTGHDE; encoded by the coding sequence ATGCACCCCCAGCGTGTCGAAACTTTGAGTCATGCCCAGCGCGAGCGCTTGGCCTATATCGACTTCCGTCTGTACTTCATGGGGGAGGTTGGCCGGCCTGATTTGGCAAGCCGCTTTGGCGTAGCACCCGCAGCAGCCACTCGCGACCTGGCTCTGTACCGCGAAGTTGCGCCGCAAAACATCGAGTTCGACGGAAGTAGCAAGATCTACAGGATTGGCAATGCGTTCGCGCCTATGTTCGACCATGCCCCGCAGCGGGTATTGTCAGCGCTTTCGCTTGGGTTCGGCGATGGTGTGAACGGCGAGTCGCGGCCAATGCTTCCTTGCGAATCACCAGCTGCACTGAGTAGTCCCCGCATGGATGTACTGGCACCGATCTGTCGCGCGATCCACGCCAAGCGTCCTGTGGCCATCCGCTACCACTCGATGAGCAGCGGCGAGTCTGAACGGGTGATCGTGCCCTTCGCCTTGGTCGACACCGGCCTGCGCTGGCACGTCCGGGCCTTTGATCGCAAGAGCGGCGAGTTCCGGGACTTCGTCGTCACCCGCATCGAAACACCGTCATTGCTCGATGAGGAGCCCAAGGCCAACGAGCGTCCAGACAACGACATCCAGTGGACTCGGATCGTCGAATTGGACTTGGTACCTCACCCGCGCTTGAACCGTCCCGAGATCATTCGAATGGACTACGGGATGAAAGATGGTTCGATTCGCATGCGCGTCCGTGCGGCAGTCGCTGGCTACATGCTCCAGCGTTGGAGCGTCGATGCCTCGCCAGACCACAGCTTGCAGGGTCACGAGTACAGACTTTGGCTGAAAGATCATTTGGCGCTTTACGGCGTCAAGAATGCTGTGTTGGCTCCGGGCTACCGATCACCCGACCACAACAAGGGGAACAATAACGTGGCCTACGATCCTAAATACGCACTGGAACTGCTCCGCATCGGTTCCGGGCGTGCTGACGCAACCTTCCGAGACGGCCAGGAAGATGCCATTCGCCATATTGTCGAAGGCAAAGGCCGTTTGTTGGTCGTGCAGAAGACTGGGTGGGGTAAGAGCTTTGTCTACTTCATCGCGACGAAATTGTTGCGGGAAGCTGGCGCAGGCCCCGCACTATTGATCTCGCCGTTACTGGCGCTGATGCGAAATCAGATTGCAGCAGCAGAGCGGATGGGCGTTCGCGCCGCCACGATTAATTCCGACAACATGGACGACTGGACGGCAGTCGAAGGCAAACTTGCCAACGGGGAAATTGACATTCTGTTGATCTCGCCCGAGCGGCTGGCAAACGAGCGCTTCCGCACCCAGGTTTTGGCGGGTATCGCCGCACAGATTTCCATGCTGGTCATCGACGAAGCGCATTGCATTTCCGACTGGGGGCACGATTTCCGCCCTCACTACCGACTGCTGGAGCGCATCGTCAAGACGCTGCCCCCCAATCTTCGGCTCCTTGCTACTACGGCGACGGCGAACAACAGGGTGATGGATGACCTCTCTGCGGTCCTTGGGCCAAAGCTGGACGTGTCGCGGGGTGATCTCAATCGCACCTCGCTCTCTTTGCAGACCATCCGCTTGCCAAGCCAAGCCGAGCGCCTTGCATGGCTGGCCGAGCAACTCGCCACGCTGCAGGGCCACGGTATCATTTACACGCTGACGGTAAGGGATGCCAATCAGGTCGCAGATTGGCTAAAAACCCAAGGCTTCAACGTGGAAGCATATACCGGAGAAACCGGTGATCGCCGCGAGCAACTGGAACAGGCGTTACTCAACAATCAAGTCAAAGCGCTGGTTGCGACGACAGCATTGGGCATGGGCTACGACAAACCCGATCTGGCGTTTGTCATTCACTATCAGATGCCGGGCTCGGTCGTCGCCTACTACCAGCAGGTTGGTCGCGCAGGACGAGCGCTGGATTCCGCCTATGGCGTGCTGCTCAGTGGCGAGGAAGAGTCTGACATCACCGACTGGTTTATCCGAAGCGCCTTTCCGACCCGCCAAGAAGTCGCTGATGTTTTGGGCGCACTTGAAGAAGATCCCCACGGTCTGTCCGTACCCGAGCTACTGACCCGCGTCAATCTTAGCAAGGGGCGCATCGAGAAAACGATTGCATTACTCTCTCTGGAAGCACCGGCTCCCATTGCCAAGCAAGGCAGCAAGTGGCAGCTCACGGCTGCAACCCTGAACGAAGCATTTTGGGATCGTGCGGAGCGTCTAACGGCACTTCGGCGAGACGAGCACCAACAAATGCAGGACTACGTCAGTCTGCCGTTTGGTGAACACATGGGCTTTTTGATTGGTGCGCTCGACGGTGATCCAAGCGCTGTCACCGCCCCGGCCTTGCCTCCACTGCCTACAACGGTGGATACCGAACTGATCAAAGCGGCCGTCGCATTTCTTCGTCGAACCAGCCTGCCCATCGAGCCGCGCAAAAAATGGCCTGATGGTGGGATGCCTCAGTACGGCGTGAAGGGTTTCATCGCACCTGCTCATCAAGCCGAGCCCGGGAAGGCACTCTGCGTCTGGGGCGATGCTGGTTGGGGTGGCTTGGTTCGGCAGGGCAAATACCACGACAGCCGTTTTTCCGATGATCTTGTGGCTGCCTGCATAAAGATGATCACTGAGTGGAATCCGCAACCAGCCCCCACCTGGGTGACCTGTGTTCCTTCGCTCCGGCATCCCGACTTGGTTCCGGATTTCGCTCAGCGCTTGGCTGCTGCGCTGGATCTACCGTTTCATATGGTCATCGCGAAAACCGACGAAAGACCTGAACAGAAAACAATGGCAAACAGTACACAGCAGGCGCGCAACATCGATGGCTCGCTTGCACTTAACGGCCAGCCTATTCCTCCCGGCCCAGTCCTCTTGATTGATGACATGGTGGACTCACGCTGGACGCTAACAGTGTCGGCGTGGCTCCTTCGCAAGAGCGGCAGTGGCGCAGTTTGGCCGATGGCCCTTTCACAGACGGGGCACGACGAATGA
- a CDS encoding ParB N-terminal domain-containing protein, protein MSKPPLGFVPEPLILSLSSVLPSRKTPEGLLASRKFKQITASIEAVGLIEPLSVGKPNREGQHILLDGHTRLVALKQLGFDKAPCLVATDDESYTYNNRINRLSSIQEHLMIRRAVERGVTPEKLAKALDVDISHIIKKLNLLEGICPEAAELLRDQTFSANLGAVLRKLKPTRQVECVELMVSANNITVAYAQALVAATPSNLLVGETKPKKMTGVSADQMAKMEREMGNLQEQFKLAEQTYGQDILNLVLAKGYLAKLMANEAILRHLTRNHPDVLNEFDSIVRMVALDK, encoded by the coding sequence ATGAGCAAACCGCCCCTGGGCTTCGTGCCGGAACCATTGATTTTGTCCCTCTCGTCCGTCCTGCCTTCGCGCAAGACGCCAGAAGGCTTGCTTGCCTCACGGAAATTCAAGCAGATCACCGCATCTATCGAGGCGGTCGGGCTGATCGAACCCCTGTCGGTGGGAAAGCCCAACCGCGAGGGGCAGCACATCTTGCTGGACGGGCACACACGACTGGTCGCGCTGAAACAACTGGGCTTCGACAAGGCTCCCTGCCTGGTGGCCACGGATGACGAAAGCTACACCTACAACAACCGGATCAATCGCCTCTCCAGCATTCAGGAGCACCTCATGATCCGTCGCGCTGTCGAACGGGGTGTCACCCCGGAAAAGCTGGCGAAGGCCCTTGACGTGGACATCAGCCACATCATCAAGAAGCTAAACCTGCTGGAAGGCATCTGCCCGGAGGCCGCCGAATTGCTGCGCGACCAGACGTTTTCGGCAAACCTTGGTGCGGTCCTGCGCAAGCTCAAGCCAACGCGTCAGGTTGAGTGCGTCGAACTGATGGTCAGTGCCAACAACATCACGGTCGCCTATGCCCAAGCCTTGGTTGCGGCGACACCCAGCAACTTGCTCGTCGGCGAGACCAAGCCCAAGAAGATGACCGGTGTCAGCGCCGACCAGATGGCCAAGATGGAGAGGGAGATGGGCAACCTCCAAGAGCAGTTCAAGCTCGCCGAGCAAACCTACGGTCAGGACATCCTCAACCTGGTGCTGGCCAAGGGCTATCTTGCCAAGTTGATGGCGAACGAAGCCATTCTGCGCCACCTGACGCGGAATCACCCCGACGTGCTGAACGAGTTTGACAGCATCGTCCGCATGGTGGCGCTGGACAAATAA